Proteins from one Tautonia marina genomic window:
- a CDS encoding YfhO family protein → MRSGVVGKGMVGSGIARGLGPVLLCALMLAWLWPIGLGGAMPVGGDVTQFQMGLMSVLGEAIRAGRLPLWNDRWGFGFPGLAESQMGVYYPPHWVCFGLLPVEAGYTASMVVHLLWGALGAYWAARRFGVSSWGATLAGGAWGASGFFLIHLPHLWALSVGSWTPWIWGLGWSIVSGRGGRGASWLLAAALTVQVLPGHFQLAFCTQVSLGVMALGGLLMGKGARREMARRSVLVLFALIAILPMAAAQLMPTAQLARLAETQRDFEYLSGFAATPLHLVNLVAPDLFHRSPLWRPVVWDPFHTSPEELRLYVGLIPVFLALLAIIRPGPHAGVIRVLFLVGVVGLFLSLGPYVPGFRVFSQWPGFSFFRAPARWGMIVSLALALLAGFGLDAIRDGRLLRPGRWLVGCVLGAVLWIVAVIGLFELGLNATERPGPSGVVAVYDRVFAQLPWTNDPPVTEVFARARRPQGDVRVVAAQMREGLGSVPTGGLRLDRERWRIARAELGTTAALLVGVVLLALLARRRQALVLGLLVVTIVDLGLMARRRPVDSAPIRPLTEQSRVLGRLAELPEGTRSIDPMRNLTMVSGAAPIQSYRTLDLPIQPELRGLADAIPRATGEAETILDAQRSLGARVRVIGPIGPGIELLRDRFAETGRIESAEILEDPSLTSWLLGAGFAETDEGRAGRYLVLDAGSAPRAWFLPTNDPDPIEQFRGLTANPAAIVSLLGDARPLDLQTMTPEQLSLTVSTDGPGLVLVTQLDYPEWTASLIDAEGMANPVPILGVLGGWQGVGLSGPGSWTIQLFYEGRAERLGLAVSAVAWTIWCTGLLITLRRARPRHGISTGE, encoded by the coding sequence TTGAGGAGCGGCGTTGTGGGCAAGGGGATGGTCGGATCAGGGATTGCCAGGGGCCTGGGCCCGGTGTTGCTCTGCGCCTTGATGCTGGCGTGGCTCTGGCCGATCGGACTCGGCGGGGCGATGCCGGTCGGCGGCGACGTGACCCAGTTTCAGATGGGCCTGATGAGCGTGCTCGGCGAGGCAATCCGCGCCGGTCGCTTGCCGCTCTGGAACGATCGCTGGGGCTTCGGATTTCCGGGCCTGGCCGAAAGCCAGATGGGGGTTTATTACCCGCCGCACTGGGTCTGCTTCGGCCTCCTGCCGGTCGAGGCCGGTTACACGGCAAGCATGGTCGTGCACCTGCTCTGGGGAGCCCTCGGTGCGTACTGGGCGGCCCGGCGCTTCGGGGTGTCGTCCTGGGGGGCGACGCTGGCGGGAGGCGCCTGGGGGGCCTCCGGCTTCTTCCTCATCCATCTGCCGCACCTCTGGGCCCTGAGTGTCGGAAGCTGGACCCCGTGGATCTGGGGGTTGGGCTGGTCGATTGTCTCAGGCCGAGGTGGTCGCGGTGCCTCCTGGCTGCTGGCGGCGGCGTTGACGGTACAGGTTCTGCCTGGGCATTTTCAGCTCGCCTTTTGCACGCAGGTGAGCCTGGGGGTGATGGCCCTCGGGGGGCTGCTGATGGGCAAGGGAGCGCGTCGGGAGATGGCCCGGCGATCGGTCCTGGTGCTGTTCGCCTTGATCGCAATCCTGCCGATGGCGGCCGCTCAACTCATGCCGACGGCCCAACTCGCCCGTCTGGCGGAAACGCAGCGTGACTTCGAGTACCTCTCCGGGTTTGCCGCCACGCCGCTCCATCTGGTCAACCTCGTGGCTCCCGATCTCTTTCACCGCTCCCCGCTCTGGCGGCCGGTGGTCTGGGATCCGTTCCACACGTCTCCCGAGGAGCTTCGGCTCTACGTCGGCCTGATCCCCGTGTTTCTTGCCCTGTTGGCGATCATCCGACCAGGACCGCACGCTGGGGTCATTCGAGTGCTGTTCCTCGTGGGGGTGGTGGGGCTGTTCCTGAGCCTCGGCCCGTATGTGCCGGGCTTTCGGGTGTTCAGTCAGTGGCCGGGCTTCTCGTTTTTCCGGGCACCGGCGCGCTGGGGAATGATTGTCTCGCTTGCCCTGGCCTTGCTCGCAGGCTTCGGCCTCGATGCGATCCGAGACGGCCGCCTGCTCCGGCCCGGTCGATGGCTGGTCGGGTGTGTGCTGGGAGCCGTCCTCTGGATCGTGGCCGTGATCGGCCTGTTTGAGCTGGGGCTGAACGCCACCGAACGCCCCGGCCCTTCGGGAGTGGTCGCGGTCTACGACCGGGTCTTCGCCCAGTTGCCCTGGACGAACGATCCTCCCGTCACCGAGGTCTTCGCCCGAGCCCGACGCCCGCAGGGCGATGTCCGCGTGGTCGCCGCCCAGATGAGAGAGGGGCTCGGTTCCGTGCCGACGGGGGGCCTTCGGCTCGATCGGGAACGATGGCGGATCGCTCGGGCCGAACTGGGAACCACCGCCGCCCTCCTGGTTGGCGTCGTGCTGCTCGCTCTCCTGGCCAGGCGACGACAAGCGCTGGTGTTGGGGCTGCTGGTGGTGACGATCGTGGACCTCGGCCTGATGGCTCGCCGTCGTCCGGTGGACTCGGCACCGATTCGCCCGCTGACGGAACAAAGTCGCGTGCTGGGCCGCCTCGCCGAGCTTCCCGAAGGAACCCGGTCGATCGACCCGATGCGCAACCTGACGATGGTCTCGGGCGCGGCTCCGATCCAAAGCTACCGGACGCTCGACCTGCCGATTCAACCCGAGCTGCGCGGCCTGGCCGACGCTATCCCCCGAGCGACCGGCGAGGCCGAGACGATTCTCGACGCCCAGCGCAGCCTTGGCGCTCGGGTCCGGGTGATCGGGCCGATCGGCCCCGGCATCGAGCTGCTCCGTGACCGCTTCGCCGAAACCGGGCGGATCGAGTCGGCCGAGATCCTGGAAGATCCCTCGTTGACGTCCTGGCTGCTCGGAGCCGGATTCGCCGAAACCGACGAGGGCCGAGCCGGGCGCTACCTGGTCCTCGATGCCGGTTCGGCTCCTCGGGCCTGGTTCCTGCCAACCAATGACCCTGATCCAATCGAGCAATTCCGCGGTCTGACGGCCAACCCCGCCGCGATCGTTTCCCTGCTTGGCGATGCCCGGCCGCTCGATCTTCAAACGATGACGCCCGAGCAACTCTCACTGACTGTCTCGACCGACGGCCCCGGCCTTGTGCTGGTGACGCAGCTCGATTATCCCGAGTGGACCGCCTCGCTGATTGATGCCGAGGGAATGGCGAACCCCGTGCCGATCCTCGGCGTCCTGGGGGGATGGCAGGGCGTCGGTTTGTCCGGTCCCGGCTCGTGGACGATTCAACTCTTCTACGAGGGACGGGCCGAGCGATTGGGCCTCGCCGTCTCCGCGGTGGCGTGGACCATCTGGTGTACGGGGCTGCTCATCACTCTGCGTCGGGCTCGACCACGGCACGGAATCTCAACTGGGGAATGA